CATTTCTAAAGGTCTGCTCTGCTTCAGCCgttggaacaaaaaaaaaagtctgtccAAACACAGCCTTCATTCATTCTTACTCTCattttaaacaatctttttaaagcaaagattttttaaatgatgacataataaactatttattttcaaactatttattttttggatacCCAAATGATAGTTTCCTTCTAAAAGCTCAGATGTTAATATTTGTGAAGTTTAACTCAATTTTAACGCATGATAAATGCGTATGTTTATCAAGCCAAGATCAGTTTCCCGATAAATGAACTGCGAGTCTcgttatttatgaaatatttattttgaagctGTAATACCGCAAACGTGTTATTCATTAGCCAACTTGTGTAATTGCCATGTCTAACACGTGTGCAGCTGTTACTCGTAATGGTCCTAGTACACAGTTTTTATTGTCATAAAATAGTCAATTCTCCCAATAGGAGCTCAGTACAAAATTTGCTTAACTATGattcgtcaaagtaaaatggacctaattcCAATCAATCTAGAGAcgcaaatatatatttctatacgTTGATGAAAATACTTGAGTTGCAACCCTTACAAAGAAATgtttgaattaaaacattttgtatatgaagaaaataaatgtattattaaataaacagacatcatattcgtaatattgtatttttttatcatgtcataTTTAGTTCTTGTCACAATTTTGTACTTTTGTGCCTattacttgtacaaaataatttcgatgttttACATCCGCCAGgtgtcccgtgacggctcacaattttttgctgatacaggtaaataggtgttacagagaaaaatatgtagatcttaactgtaccacgccaaattggcatgcaaattgttgtcAGTATAGTATCTTTGGTCATGTTGGTCAAGTGaaatagaaaatgaaataaaatacctcTGAAAACGTTTTATTAAACAATACCTATAGGCAGGGTGAAGGGAATTAATGTTTTTACGGAAAaacattacataatattataaattgtgctCGGAAGAACTTGCGGCCGACCGGTTTTGCGGTTAGtgatttataatgaaaaaagtatttacaataggatatctaattaaataaaattatcctcAACAGTTGTAGTGAGTTAACCGTTGATAGTTAACTTactaaatgaatataaaaataatctaatacAATATTTCAGGATCGAATATTTCTGTTTTTGCATTCATGTCTTACAAAAAATTCCAGAGCCCTTTGTTTAGTGCCAAAATAAAGTTCGCAACAGCAAATATCTTACTACAATAATTAActgtaaacaaatataattttcagcACCTTCTCTAAAACTGCGTTTTTACTATTTCAAACCAAGGCAGTAAGTTACTGCCCATCAAATATGCGGGCGGAAAATGTATATGAAATCCACTGTGCATGAAATTTACGTCCACAACGAATAAGCTACATTAATcaatttttacaaaaagaaacaaactagctcatgagaaaaaaaaaatatactctcGTTAGTAAAAGGTGACTTATTCCTAACGACGATCTACGTAGCAaagttaaacattaatttaaaaagtcaCCGTATTGTAGTGTTAATAATCGGAATCTCTTAAAAATCTTCTACTAAGACGATTCAGCCTTAGTTAAAGACaggaaacataaattattattatttgtaataaatatgcCAAATTAAATTAGACTCAATGAAATGCTAACGTAGAATGTAAATTATtagtttcatatattttaatcttaaatcaaAGAAATTTATTATACCTAGACTTGAACCAATTATCTATTCTAATAATAAAGGTgatgtttattttctttgtcaAATGACGACATAAATTAGTGTTGAGGTTAACAATTAAAATGGCAAAGTACATGTTTCGGGATTTATAAATGCCAACCTCAAAGGGAtgaaataggggatgaaagtttatatgtTGTAGTCGCGAAGAACCATTAGCAAGTGATTATTGAGGGGAACCTAGcacaaaaatcaaaaatgtatacttcttaaaacaaattaatcatATACTTTACTTTATACTTGTATTATACTTGTATAGATACAAGTATAAAGTAAAGTACCCActgaaagtttgtttttatctCGCACTTCAAAGGATCTcgaaattagaataaataatagtatcaTGAGCAATCATGGCCGGAATTGATCAGCGGCGTATAATGATGcgtatataaaacatttatttgtcaTCGTATTCCACTgcctatttttataacaaagtcAGTATGCCAAGGAAATAGAAACATTGAATGGAATTGAAAGCGATAGTCCAGGTAGGGTTGTCGCTTTTAATAGCTAGAATAAAAATCGGTATGGCTTTCTAAAAAAGGTAAAGGTAGTGACATCCATAcgtgaattttaatgaaatgtgcTTATCGATTAGTGATACTTCAGGAAGAGGTGAAACTTCTTTGCCATGTCTTCAGGCAGGaatatgatgatattttgcTATAGTGCAATACCTTTAAATAATAAGTCTAATACTTAACTGTGCTGTTAAGATGACTAAACTGCTATCGGTCAAGTCGTTATTATCTGTTCCAATTAACTTTTTCGACTTAAAATCTTGACATTATTCCAGACCTTggattatatacttcagtgagGCACCCATATCGTACTCGTAGATACACTAGTAAATTAAGTTCGACTGCCTACGCAAACGAAGAAATTAGACGATAAAAATAAGAGTAATACATGAAacaaatttatgaacatatttttttttatttttatgttttacttaacgatACAGAAACTTACGGTTAGAAAAGATTAGTccccggaaaagataattatgggcatcctacaatagctctcagctgttaacttgcgatcaacgttctcgcactcggtcctatcgtcgcagcggtaattccattaaataaagcataataataactcaaacaattaaaattgaaaacctTAGTGGATATAATATGTTCTATAACCGATACCGAACCGATTTTTTgaaaatcatcatcacaatCTGCATATTAGTTTTCTATTGCTGAGTACACGCTTCCTTTCTCATGGGATTGTAATTCGAGGTTGGGCTCTCTACGCTGTTTCCATGTGAGTTGGCAggctaattaaaatatataaatttagtgGTAACAACCTGGTGACAACCCTAAGACCAAGTAAAGGCCGCCCACAAACAGTTATATTGACGTTTGAAATCGttataaataaagtgtataagaTCTCTGCATCGCGAACATAAATCAAAAACGGCTTCAGGATGTGAAGCCAAGGTATTCCGCATATCTTCTCTATTTGTAAATTGGCTTAAGGCTCTTTCATACTGAACTAAAATCATTGATCAGAAAGTACAATGAATcgaaacttaatattaataaattaccttCTACACGGTAAACTCCTTATTGAATTCGAGGATTCCGTTTTGTACAGAAGAAATAATACTAAGGTTAAGAACGGATGTGGAAAAACTCCACTAATTGGAACTCTTCATTTTCATAACTCTTTGAGGGATAAAGCTTAAGCTAAATTGTGTATACCTTCCCCAAACAGATTAACCCGctaacattttaaattgtatcgCTTTGCAtcggtgagatggcagtcaagggcttgtggcgactaaacaaaaaaagtatagAGAAAACTACGTCAAGGTGCAGACCCTAATTCGTTTCGATGATAGAAATATGAGGGAACAAATAAATCATATAGTGTCTAAGCACACTCCCAAATATATCTAGTAGAATACCTGTAGGTACACGCCCTTGCGACGGTGTTCCAAACTTTGAAGTCTTGCATTGACCCGATAATTTTCATAGCCTATACGATCCTTATAAAAATGGCGGCAATACTCCATGCACGAATAAACTTGAGCTTGGCATATCTTAACCAAAAACCGATCCATAATTCATAACCTCCATTGTCTAAGATTATTTCGTCTTCAGAGGGAATCCACGTGGGCGAACCTCTACGCATCACGACTCACTCATTGTGGCgtttagaaaacaaaaattatagcCGATCACCGACATTCTATATCTGCCCGTGCGCCGTATAACCCGTTGCACGCGTCAGTGGTCGCAAAGTGACGCATGCTAAAGCAGTTCCGAACTTTTCCTGCTGATTACTAATTCGAAAATTTTGCAGATACCTAAGTGAAATCGTTAATTTCCTTATTAGTAGATGtatgattatattattcttagaaGACCTAAGATTATGGTATTGTAATAATGGGGCCCGTCGGCTAAACGTGCTTTTCGAGGTACGGGGGTAGCCGGTAGGTGCACACCGCCAAACTCCGGGCTGggactgaaaattctttaacagaaaaaaaaaattgctgttaCCACCATTCAAACACACGACCTTGtaccgtagttgaacatgctatcGTCCGAACGAGGCAGtcaattttacaatattataatagaaaatcCTTTGAAAACCAGCCACATTCGCGATAAAAATGGCCACCCATACACAATGTGTCTAAGATGCCGCTGGCGATATTTCGCCTCTGGATAGTAAAGAAGACACCTTGCCGTCTTTAGGTTTAATAAGCGCCTAGTTATTGGATCCGTTTTGTTACACAATataaagaaaacaatatttatataaccgGAAAAGGAATTTGGCATACTGGGCATTTGGCAAAATAGTGTccacacaaataaatataataacaataaaaaaatacctagttGATCTCTTGATCTCTTGCTTGATGgcctatattataatattagcattaagatttttttggatTTGGATGTAAGTTAAATTCACAAGTTTTTGGTCTTTATTTATGCGATGTACAATAACTGTTaggaatattaaatttaaaacatacctCGTACCTATATATTGCTGTGTATGAATGTCAGCTATTGATTAATACAGGTAGTCAGATACCATGCCAAAATAGTTGACATATAAAGAAAAGAACATTGACAAGTTTGCAACAAACTCAAACACAATAATAAAGTAGAGTAGagaaattgatataaaattctatgccaacaaaaaataacatgaaaaaaaGACAGAGCTACctagatataatatttctttatatttttatgctcaaaaataattgaatcagTTTTGGATAAGAAAACAGGGCAACACAATTTTATAGGTAAAATTGGGCTGGGCTACTGTCCCTGTCGCACTCGACTAGGAAGGACAGGCTCAACGCGACGGCAATAGTATTTTCAAATAGGTACCTATCAATCAAATTTGTCCTAGTCATAATTGAATGATAAATTACAATTAGTGCTACTATCAATCTATGCTCATAAATTTGTATAAtcttgattttaataatttcaaatcaataaatttgaattgtttTATAACATAACGCATTTAATAAAAAGGTGTCCTACTCCTGGTACCTAGAGCTGTCCTTCCAACAGCTTGTGACGACGCTGTGCGTAATATTTTCATCGGATTGTTTTTGGAGTGGCGGCTGCTACTAAGGAATTTCCTGTTCTTAATCGGGATACTGCTTAATAAGCGCATACCTTTAGATTTCTGGAACATTTTAATGCGTACAAATTTGgacattattaaatttcatcTATTCTGGTAATAATCTTGTCATAAACATAATGGTTAGTCCAAAAAACTTTCGAAGCCATAAGTTATACAGTCTAAGGTGGGGACTAgggatttttttaaacgaataattgacggactaagcgtATGGCCCATCTGATTTTAAGTGGGAAAGCATGGCCTATAAACAGGATAGTACTaagcaggacatgcaaggaatacgttctGCAACCTGCCTATCTGTGttcatcaacttgaggcgtaggtattaagcctaTTGTACCTATAATAACATGGGCAACCACGCCTATTAGACcgcaaaacagcattgcaacaatgccgctttgacaagctctgtcacaaaaagcactacAATTACTACAAGGGGTCAAAGTAAAAATGTtgtgttataaattataattctgaTAATGCCATACATGCAATGCCTTTTTAgaataataactttttagttAAGGTAGATTAACAATCTCAGAACCACTTCTCATACTTTACCATATCATACGTCGAGCAGTGAAAATCCATCGGCTAACATAATGATGATAACAAAGCGTTAACTTAACTTCGCTTTACAAAAATCTCAACAACCTACATTGGTGCAACATGATGGCCTAAGATCTATTTATCTTCCTCTGGTAAgagtagaaaaaaattacagcgaAAGATGCCACTTAAGTGTTTATGAGTTCAAATTAAGAACTTAATGCTTGCCTAACTATAAAATCGTacattatcaatattattaagacggcctagtggcgcagtgcgcagcgaccctgctttctgagtccaaggtcgtgggttcgattcccacaactggaaaatgtttgtctgacgaacatgaatgtttttcagtgtctgggtgtttatctgtatattataagtatttatgtgcatttcattcataaaaaaaaaatatatatattcatcagctatcttagtacccataacacaagctacgcttactttggggctagatggcgttgtgtgtattgtcgtagtatatttatttatttatttatcaaaattaagcttaattacaatgaacaattattcattgtaaagtcaacatctcctgaggatgctccggtttcggagcgaaacgtgcgtagagggtatattgccgaagatctgtttggtgtggagtataaggattgaagaaattataaattacaccacacagattctcctgcttttggcggagtatagtaaattaagcttaattttgataatatatcatggatttccgcaaagtaacgcctgcttctatccgatataAAATCGTACAATCACACGGAAATTACCTACAGACGAAAGGCGCAAACTATGCGGCAATCAATAAAATGCTATAAACTGTTTCCCTTCCTGAATTAATTTCAGCGACTGACGTAAAAATACTGACGATGAACGTGAAACGTCATCGGTTCACAATGAAAAGACACTAGCtgatttttacttatttttgtattccTTCGTCGGAGGAATGGTCTATAAATATGGGCGCCACACGAATGTAGAATCCAGTGTAACAACACTCGCACTCGGTTTCGGTTCTTGTTAAAACTTCTAACTGCTAAGACACCATGGTGAGCTCCAATATATGATGTGTGCGTGTGTACATATAAACAGTGACCTAGTGAATAAgtgattataaaaaattgtgtttcTATAGCAGGAAAATTATTATTGGAAATTGTCGCTATTTCAAATAGTTTGTTGGCGTACGACACCCCTCATTAATTGTAGTAAATCTACAAGTAATGTGGGTTGTCTACTAATTATAGTAAATCACCAATTAATGTAGGGTTTCGTATCGTTACCAACGTTTCCAATCGCTTAGTGACTGTTAAGATCACGAAATAATCGTTATCGGACAGATGCAAAACCATAATCTTCCGCAAAGTCACGCTTAGCGGAAGTTAAGTTCATGATTTACAATGACCATAAAGCTTAATTCGCCATAGTCCGCGACAATCACTACGgtgtaatgtataattattttgtttaatatacatAGTCTACAAAATACACCTTTTGAGGCACATTTGAGGGGGTTTTTGGGGGATCGTATTCTGATGTTGGCCTCAGAATCCACATGTGCTGTTAGCgtagatatttataataataataataaacaaatgtgaaaaaagtgtagcttatgttatgggtactaagatatctgatgaatattttcataaatataatatacagatacagataaatacttataatagacactgaaaaacattcatgtacatcccacaaacatttttcagttggtTGGTGTAGGAATCGAGCCTTGGcttaaactcagaaagcagggtaatcCACTGCCACTGCGCAAACCGGCtgtcaatatatttattatttataaatctattaaaatcaCTGATTAAGAGTATGTTTTATGTATCACTTTCAATTTAAGTTATAGCTCTATCGTTTATAGGATTCTGAGGATGAACAAAAGATGGCCATGCTGCGCAAGGCCTTCCAAATGTTCGACACCACCAAGTCAGGATACATCGAAGTCCTCAAGATCTCAACGATCTTGAACACAATGGGCCAGCTTTTCGATGACTCTGAACTTCAAGCACTCATCGATCAAAATGACCCAGAAAGTAATTTATTTCActattttttagtaattaaaaataatactctcAATCAAGTATATCGAATTCTTTAAACTAACAAGTGATCATGATATAGCCTAGTTTCGCAAATAGTTACAGTGCAAATAAATCTCTGGTACTCTAAACAACATTAACCTACTTCTGAATTACACTCTTATGGAATAAGGCCCCCGTACTGCAAAGACTGTATTCATCAGTCCCAATCAATGGTCTACTTCAAAACACCTAGAGAACATTAATTAACGTGAGCATGATCGATGTAGAAACTTTGACAAAACTTTTCATACTCGCGGCTAGTTTTATTTTGCGGTGAGCTATAAAATTATCCGGCACTTTGAACatctaaacagaaaaaaaaactaactccgcaataaataacaagatacataaatcataaatatgAAACAAGCCATCGTGGCGACGACATTTTCAGAGATACAAGAATATTTTTACGTGCGGTCGTTATATTGAGTCTATTTTCGTGCGAGTGTCTCCACAAGATTCCGAAACACGTATATTTAGGTGTATTTAGACACTACCAGTTGCAACGAATGctcttattatattaatagaagCAGTGAACATTAATTTTGATGATATGtggttatttattatgaattaaaaCGTCTAGTTGGGTTTGACAGAAATTAAATGTTATGTCCTTGTTTCTGTCATAAACGTTTATGTGTGGTAATAatgtaaatttagttgtagtacaGCTTTATTTGAAAGAATACGTCCAATATCCTCGTTTTTTCTGCCGCCTaacagcattgctgtattccggtctaaagggcgtcgTTGCCTGTGTTATTACAGAAACATGAGGCTTAACCCCTACGACACGGGCGGACAGGGCGGCATTTGTAGGACAGGTTGGCATCTACTTGCTGCgtcaattatttcaataaaaaaagctgGTTCTGTAATACTGCTAAGTTCACTGTcgttaacattaaattatttgagAATGAAATATTATcatggttgtttttttttaacaatgataTTGTTTTTCGCCAGACTCTGGAAAAATTAACTTCGATGGATTCTGCAACATCGCCTCCCACTTCTTAGAAGAAGAGGACGCTGAAGCTATGCAACAGGAACTGAAAGAAGCTTTCAGGTAACTTTAAATTCCTATGAACAATTTAAAGAATGTAGTTTTAAattgaacttgaatgtttttattccaataagGCCTATATTATGGACTTAATGGAACATAATACATGCATGGCTaaagaattaaagaaaaataataaaaaaatcaattattatgaggTTGCATTACTGTCTCTCTATTAAAAtgagaagtaaaataataacctTCTACAGCTGGATACATATTaggtattttgataaataaatgggCAAGTAACATCAGTAGGTAAATTTCATGTCGTTCTTATCATTTCCAGGTTATATGATCGTGAAGGTAACGGTTACATAACAACATCA
The sequence above is a segment of the Pararge aegeria chromosome 17, ilParAegt1.1, whole genome shotgun sequence genome. Coding sequences within it:
- the LOC120630902 gene encoding troponin C, which gives rise to MDSEDEQKMAMLRKAFQMFDTTKSGYIEVLKISTILNTMGQLFDDSELQALIDQNDPENSGKINFDGFCNIASHFLEEEDAEAMQQELKEAFRLYDREGNGYITTSTLKEILAALDDKLSNSDLDGIIAEIDTDGSGTVDFDEFMEMMTGD